From a single Maylandia zebra isolate NMK-2024a linkage group LG3, Mzebra_GT3a, whole genome shotgun sequence genomic region:
- the LOC143414128 gene encoding carboxy-terminal kinesin 2-like: SQFTFTASFVEIYNETLRDLVFTGKSSKRPEHEIRKTASNELTITNLTYERVSNEDQVLRLIALANQNRSTAQTAQNDRSSRSHSVFQLDIEGVNAGRDVKCKSTLCLVDLAGSERMVKSQSQGDRFKEMTAINSSLSNLGVVIAALAKKETYVAYRNSKLTYLLQGCLGGKRQNLDVC, from the exons TCACAGTTCACGTTCACAGCGAGCTTCGTCGAAATTTACAATGAGACCCTGAGGGACCTTGTGTTCACCGGCAAGTCCAGCAAGAGACCTGAGCATGAGATCCGCAAGACAGCCAGCAACGAATTGACAATCACTAATCTCACCTATGAGCGGGTCTCCAATGAGGATCAG GTTCTCCGTCTGATTGCTTTGGCCAATCAGAATCGCTCCACTGCCCAGACAGCCCAGAATGACCGCTCGTCTCGCTCCCACTCAGTCTTCCAGCTGGATATTGAGGGAGTTAATGCCGGCAGGGATGTCAAGTGCAAAT ccACTCTGTGCCTGGTGGACTTGGCTGGCAGTGAGCGAATGGTGAAGAGCCAGTCTCAGGGTGACCGTTTCAAAGAGATGACCGCCATCAACAGCTCACTGTCCAACCTGGGCGTCGTTATCGCCGCTCTGGCCAAAAAG GAGACTTACGTAGCTTACAGGAACTCGAAGCTCACGTACCTCCTTCAGGGATGTTTGGGGGGGAAACGGCAAAAC CTTGATGTTTGTTAA